One stretch of Streptomyces sp. A2-16 DNA includes these proteins:
- a CDS encoding PIG-L family deacetylase — MTDRPLTLMAVHAHPDDEATGTGGVLARYAAEGFRTVLVTCTDGGCGDGPGGVKPGEPGHDPAAVALMRRQELEASCEVLKISDLEMLDYADSGMMGWPSNDAPGSFWRTPVEEGAARLAELMRHYRPDVVVTYDENGFYGHPDHIQAHRITMAALEMTELTPKVYWTTMPRSMMGRFGEIMREFNEDMPEPDPAEAAAMAEIGLPDDEVTTWVDTTGFSGQKFDALAAHASQGENIFFLKMGKERFGEFMGVETFARVRDTTGAALPENDLFAGLR, encoded by the coding sequence ATGACTGACCGGCCCTTGACGCTGATGGCGGTACACGCCCACCCGGACGACGAGGCCACCGGAACCGGAGGGGTCCTCGCGCGGTACGCGGCGGAAGGCTTCCGCACGGTTCTCGTGACCTGTACCGACGGCGGTTGCGGTGACGGACCAGGGGGCGTCAAGCCAGGTGAGCCCGGGCACGACCCGGCGGCGGTCGCCCTGATGCGCAGGCAGGAACTCGAGGCGAGCTGTGAGGTCCTGAAGATCAGCGATCTTGAGATGCTGGACTACGCCGACTCCGGAATGATGGGCTGGCCCAGCAATGACGCCCCCGGATCCTTCTGGCGGACCCCGGTGGAGGAAGGCGCGGCCCGACTCGCGGAACTGATGCGGCACTACCGGCCTGATGTGGTCGTCACCTATGACGAGAACGGCTTCTATGGTCACCCCGACCACATCCAGGCCCACCGCATCACGATGGCGGCGCTTGAGATGACCGAACTGACGCCGAAGGTGTACTGGACCACCATGCCCCGCTCGATGATGGGCCGGTTCGGCGAGATCATGCGCGAGTTCAACGAGGACATGCCGGAGCCGGATCCGGCCGAGGCGGCCGCGATGGCCGAGATCGGTCTCCCGGACGACGAGGTCACCACCTGGGTGGACACCACCGGGTTCAGTGGCCAGAAGTTCGACGCGCTGGCCGCGCACGCCAGTCAGGGCGAGAACATCTTCTTCCTCAAGATGGGCAAGGAGAGGTTCGGCGAGTTCATGGGCGTGGAGACCTTCGCACGCGTCCGGGACACCACGGGCGCTGCACTGCCCGAGAACGACCTCTTCGCCGGTCTGCGCTGA
- a CDS encoding dihydrofolate reductase family protein: MAGKVFFSVTMSLDGFMAPEAVSVEYVFSPEGRDDPRVRRWMTKWSELQAWLLPQRWFRENLKLGDGGEEGLDNDIARATHERTGASVMGKRMFDGGELAWPEEAPFHTPVFVVTHTERTPWERPGGTTFHFVNDGIESALLRAREAAGERDVRIAGGAETIQQYLDSGLIDEFSITLAPVLFGSGIRLFDHVDPDRLALDQARTDTSSRVTHLTYTVSKR, from the coding sequence ATGGCCGGAAAGGTGTTCTTCAGCGTGACGATGTCGCTGGACGGCTTCATGGCGCCCGAGGCCGTGTCCGTCGAGTACGTGTTCTCGCCCGAGGGCCGCGACGACCCGAGGGTCCGGCGCTGGATGACGAAGTGGTCGGAACTCCAGGCCTGGCTGCTGCCGCAGCGCTGGTTCCGGGAGAACCTCAAGCTCGGCGACGGCGGCGAGGAAGGACTCGACAACGACATCGCACGAGCGACCCACGAGCGCACCGGTGCGAGCGTGATGGGCAAGCGCATGTTCGACGGCGGCGAACTGGCATGGCCGGAGGAGGCGCCGTTCCACACCCCCGTGTTCGTCGTCACCCACACGGAGCGCACGCCGTGGGAGCGGCCGGGCGGTACCACCTTCCACTTCGTCAACGACGGGATCGAGAGCGCGCTGCTGCGGGCCCGCGAGGCCGCCGGCGAACGGGACGTGCGCATCGCGGGCGGTGCCGAGACGATCCAGCAGTACCTGGACAGCGGCCTTATCGACGAGTTCTCGATCACGCTCGCGCCCGTGCTGTTCGGCTCCGGGATCCGCCTGTTCGACCACGTGGACCCCGACCGACTCGCCCTCGACCAGGCCCGCACGGACACATCGTCCCGGGTGACCCATCTGACCTACACGGTCTCGAAGCGGTAG